A region of the Sodalis ligni genome:
GCGCTCCGGGCCGCACGATGACATAGGCATCGCTTTGTGAGACGGTGATACTGCCGCCTTTCGGCGCCACGCCATAAGTCCGCCCCTGGCTGTCCAGAGCACTATAGGCGCGTCCGGCCACATCCAGCACCCCGTTATCGCCAATCCATACCGAACGGGTGGGGGAGAAACGATCGCCGCCGGGCAAAGCCGGCGAACTGGCCAGACTGATGCTTCCGCCCCAGGCATTCAGGCGGCCGTCTACCGTTAACTGGCCATTGGCGTGCAGATCAATAGGCTGGCCGGGATCGACGCTCACCACCGCACCTTGGCCGATGGTGAGCGGCGCGCCGTCCATCTCGACATCGGAGCCGGCCGACAGGCTCAGGCTGGCGCCGCCGCGCTGGGTCAGTGTGGCGGTGAGCGGATTCTCCTGATAGACCGGCGGCGTCCATACCGACATAAAGGCGGCCGGATCCTCGCCGGATGCCAGACCGGCCAGGGCGTTAATATCCGGCAGATACACCGACATGGCCACGTTAAGCTGCGTACCGTCGCTCACCGTGACGCCATCGCGGCCGCTGATGCTGTAATGGGCAAAACCATCCTGGAACAGTTCGCCGGAAAATTGATTATAAGGCGTTACCGCCACATCCACCGGCAGCGTATTGCCGGGGGCGATAAGGGTGCCGATGGGGACCACCAGCGGCTCGGCGACCACCGTGCCGGCGGAATAGCTTTTCGATACCGGGCTCACCGGCAGACCGCCGGGGAAAGCATTCGCCGGCACCACATAGCCTGCGGGAATCGAGCCGGAAACAAAGGTGATCCGCGCGCCGGCCGGCACGGTATAGCCGGGATAATAATAACTGCCGTTGGCCTGCAGGTAGCTTATCCCGGACGGCACCACCCAGTCCGCCGCCGGCACGATGGGGCTGTTGGGGGTTGCCTGGGGCGTATAGCCGGTATCGGTGGGTTTGCCCGGCGCCAGGTTAGTGACGGTAATGGAAAAATTCATCGGGATGGCGCTGCCGGCCGCTATGACATATTCCTCGGCCAGCCGCAGATTGATGCTGGTGGTTTCGCCGGCTTTCAGCGTGCCGTTGTGGGTGAGAAAGTCACCGCCGATGCCGATAGCCAGGCCGGATTCGATGGTCAGGGTGCCGCCGCCGCTGACGCCGTAGGCCCGTATGTCGCCGTCCAGCTCCAGCGGCCCGTCCGGCTGGGTCTGGGCATCCGGCAGCGTATAGCCCGCCGCCACGGTGACCTCGCCGCCCTTGCCGCCGTTCAGCGAACCGTTCGCTAGCAGCGCCGCGCCGGAGGACACGTCAATGGCCGCGCCCTGCGCCAGCGTCACCCCGCCGGTGCCGCGAACACTCACGCTGCCGCCGCTCACATAAGGCAGATCCTTATTGCCCGACGCATCCAGCTGCAGGTTGCTCCACAGCCCGCGCGTATCCAGAGTGGCCCCATTCGCTATCGTCACCGCGGTCACGCCGCCCGCCGGCGCGGTGATGGAGGTATCCACCGTGACCCCATTTCCCGCCATTGACGCCAGCACATTGCCCAGCGCGATTGACCCGCCGCGGGCCGTCAGACTGGCATTCACTTCCACGTTCGGCGCGTACAGCGCTATCTTGCCCCCCGCCGTCACCGTCAGCGCCCTGTCCACCGTGACGCCGTTCTTGGCCGCCGCGATAATGCTGCCTAAGCCAAAACTGTTCAGCAGGTCGCTGTTCACGTACAACTCGCCGGGATGCAGGTTGCTGTCATCATCCGTCGTGCCATCGTCAGCATTATTCGTGCCGTTCGCGTCCGCATCCGTGCCGGCGGTATCGCCGCTGCCCGCCTGAGCGTCCGCGCCGCTTGCCCCGGCGCCGTGATACACCCCGTCGCCAAACACGATATTGTCCGCCACCGGCGCCAGGTTATAAAACGCTCCCACCGGTCCGTTCTTGACGTCGCCGTTGGCCGCGCTCTGGTAGCTGCCCAATATCAGCTGCCCGCCCCGCGCCACCGCCGTCTGCGATTGCAGATACCCGTCCAGCGACGCGTCCGTCCCCTGGCCCTGCTGCGGTCCCTGGTAGGTGTCCGCAATGATGTTGCCGTCCAGCGCCGACGCATTGGTGGCAATGATAAGCCGACCCGCGTCGCGTCCCACCGTATAGCCGTTCTCATAGCGCTCACGTGGCGCTATCAGCGGATTGTAAAAATACGCCGCCGCCTCTTCGCCCCAGCGCGCATGCGCCTCCTCGAATCCCTTGTACAGCGACGAATACGCCACATCCCCCGGCGCGCTCGACACGTCGTACAGCCGTCCGTCCGTACCCCGCAACCAGCTCATCTGCAGGTAGCCGCTCTGCACGTCCAGCGAGCCCCCCGACAGGTTTATCGCCGACCCGCCGTCGGTGCGCACGCCCCCGCCGCTGAAGCTTACCGCTGCCCCCCTCCGCCGCCCATTCCCCGATGCCGTGCGGCGACAACCCCAGGTAGCCCCCCACTTCCAGCAGGCCCCCCGCCGTGTACCACCGGTCATCCGCGTCCCCGCCGGTCCCCGCCGCCACGTGTATCAGGCTGCGCCGGTCCACCCATATCGTGCTGTTGTTCAGGTCCTGCGTATCCCGGTTCAGCGGCGAGTCGCGCTGCTCGTTGCCCTGCACGTTCACCTCGACGTTGTTGGAGGCCATCGCCACGTTCACCCCCACCGACCCCGACACGTCCAGCGTCGCCCCGTCCTCCACCCGGCTCGCGTCGGTGGCGCTCACCGCGATTTGCCCCCCGGTGGCCAGCGTCAGCGACCCGCCGGCAAAATCCACCCCGCCGCCGCTGACGATTTCCACCCGGGACAGGTCCTCCCGGTCGTCCTGCCGCGACAGGTTGTCGAACACCCCCTGCGCCGCGCCCCGGCGCGCCAGGTCCTGCACCGCCGATTGCGTTATCAGCGACGCCCGCTGGCTGTCCAGCGCCGTCTGGTCGCTGCCGTCCAGCACCACCGCCGTCACCCCGTTGCCGGTCACCGTCACCGACCCCGTCTGGTCCGAGGCCGGGTTCAGCAGATGGACGGTGCCCCGGTTGTTCACCGTGCTGCTCGACAGCGCCACCCCGTCCTGCACCACCTCATGGCCGGTGAGGGTGATATCCCCCTGCAGCGACTGTATCAGCCCGTGGTTGCTCACCCGGCCGGACACCGGCGCTGTGCCGGCATTATCACCGGACGCCGTGTCGCCGTCAGCAGCGCCATTATCCCCGGCGCCGTTGCCGTCACCGCTGTAGCCCGCCACGACCTCGTTGCCCCGGGTGGTGGAGTAGGCGTTGCTGTCGGTGCCCTGGCCCGGACGCAGAATGAAATAGTCCCCCGCCGCCATCGCCGTCTGGCCCTGCGGCGTGCTCAGCGTGCCGCGGTTGTCCACCTCCTGTCCCAGCAGCAGGATGTAGCCGCCCCCCTGGGTGGCGGATGCCGGCGTGGCGGTGGTGATTTGCGCCCCGCTCTGCACCAGCACTTTGCCGGCGGCGTCGGTAAACGCCTGGGAATAGGTGCCGTTGGCCTGGGCGCTGTAGATGCCGTTGGTCGTGAACTGGTCGTCGCTCATCGCAGCCGCGGCCGCCGCCAGGTTACGCACGTTCACCTGGCTCGACCCGCTGAACACGATGCCGTTGCGGTTCATCAGCAGCACCGTGCCGTCGCCCTTGATTTGACCTTCTATCTGGCTGGGTCGCGCGTTGGGGTCGTTGACCCGGTTCAATACCGCCCAGCTCGCCTGCTGGTGAAAGTCCACCTCGGTATTTTTACCGACGTTAA
Encoded here:
- a CDS encoding filamentous hemagglutinin N-terminal domain-containing protein, encoding MARSIANLGQTAAAIAAAQAQQAAARQAALNAPGGVPDGLASGGLQVDNNPATQGWLNAAAPTQSSAGGHTTVSINQTKDKAILNWQTFNVGKNTEVDFHQQASWAVLNRVNDPNARPSQIEGQIKGDGTVLLMNRNGIVFSGSSQVNVRNLAAAAAAMSDDQFTTNGIYSAQANGTYSQAFTDAAGKVLVQSGAQITTATPASATQGGGYILLLGQEVDNRGTLSTPQGQTAMAAGDYFILRPGQGTDSNAYSTTRGNEVVAGYSGDGNGAGDNGAADGDTASGDNAGTAPVSGRVSNHGLIQSLQGDITLTGHEVVQDGVALSSSTVNNRGTVHLLNPASDQTGSVTVTGNGVTAVVLDGSDQTALDSQRASLITQSAVQDLARRGAAQGVFDNLSRQDDREDLSRVEIVSGGGVDFAGGSLTLATGGQIAVSATDASRVEDGATLDVSGSVGVNVAMASNNVEVNVQGNEQRDSPLNRDTQDLNNSTIWVDRRSLIHVAAGTGGDADDRWYTAGGLLEVGGYLGLSPHGIGEWAAEGGSGKLQRRGRAHRRRVGDKPVGGLAGRAERLPADELVAGYGRTAVRRVERAGGCGVFVAVQGIRGGACALGRRGGGVFLQSADSAT